The nucleotide sequence CCACCGCCTGATGTCATCGCGCTGGCGTGCCGAGAGCAAATCGAGCGTCGCGATCGGACGTATGCAGTTCTCGGCCATCGTGTCGAGGATCGCACGCCAGTCGCAGGCGAGACGGTCAATGGTCGAGCGGTTGAACAGCGCGGTGGCAAAGGAGAACACGGCGGAGACGTCGCCGGATGGCAACTCCTCGGTGTCGAGGGCCAGATCGAATTTGACGGTCTCGATCTCCGGCGCGATCGCCTCGATCCGCAGCTCCGCAGCAGCCGGCCCATGCGACGGATCACGGCGGCGCTGATGATTGTAGAGCACTTGGAACAGCGGGTTCTGGCTCAGGCTGCGCTGTGGCTGCAGAGCGTCCAGCAATCGCTCGAACGGCAGGTCCTGATGCTCCTGCGCCTCGATCGTGACCTCGCGCAGCGCGGCAATGAAATCCGCGATCGTGCGCTGCGTATCGATCTGCGTGCGCAACACCTGTGTATTGACGAGCAGCCCGATCAGCCGCCGCGTCTCCGACCGGTCGCGGTTGGCGATGGGAACGCCGACGCAGATGTCGGACTGTCCGCTGTACCGGTGCAGCAGCAGCTTCAGGCCTGCGAGCAGAACGACGAAGATCGTGGTCTGGTGCCGCTGCGCCAATGCCCGCAGGCGGTCAGCCAGGGGACTGCCGAGCGAGAGTCGCACGACATCGCCGGATTGATCGGGCTCCGCGGCGCGGGCGCGATCGAGCGGCAGCTGCAGCATCGTCGTGTCGCGTAGCCGGTTGGTCCAATAGCGAAGCTGCCGCTCGCCCTCCGAAGCGCCCATGCAGAGCCGCTGCCAGGCAGCGAAATCGCCGTAGTCGACGTCGAGTGCAGGCAGTGCATGCGCCTCGCCTCGTAGCTCGCAATGATACAGCTGCCAGAACTCGTCGGTCAGCACCTGCAGCGACCAGCCGTCGGCCACGATGTGGTGCAGCGTGACCGTGAGGATGTGATCCTGATCGCCCAATTCGAGCAGCGCCGCACGCAGCAATGGACCGGACTCGAGGTCGAATGGCTGTGCTGCCTCGTCTCGCCGCACCCGCGCGGCCTGCTGCTCGCGATCCTCGCCGCCAAAGATGATCCGGCGCAGCGCGACCGGCTGCGGCGCACAGACGATCTGCTCAGGCTCGCCGCCGTCCTGCCGGAACACGGTGCGGAGCGAAGCATGGCGCACCACCAGCCGATCGAGCGCCCGCTGCAGGGCATCGATGTCGAGCCGACCGCGCAGCCGGATCGAGACCGGCATATTATAGGCCGAGCTGCCCGGATCCATCCGCCACAGAAACCAGAGTCGGGATTGGGCGAACGACAATGGCGCCCGCTGCAGCTGCTGGCGCGCGATCGGCAGGATCGACAGATCGATGCCCTTCGCGGCCAGCTGCGTCAGGAAGGCCTGCTGCTTCGCAGGCTCCAGCGACGCGAGGCGCCGGGCGATCTCGCTGAGCTGCTGCTTCTGAACTCCGGACTGATCATTCATGGGCGAGCTCGACTTCCTTCAGCAGATCGAACATGGCGGCGATGTCGCCACTGCGCGAATTCTCAGGTGGATCGGCCACCAGCACCGACGCCATTCGCTCGACGGTCGTCAGCTCGAACAGGCGCTTCAAAGGCAGGTCGCGCGCGAGATCGCGCTTGATGCGGCCAACGAGCTGAACCGCGACCAGCGAGTCGCCGCCGAGCTCGAAGAAATTATCGGTGACGCCGACATCGTCCCGGTGCAGCAGCTCGGCCCAGATCGCCGCGAGCGCCGCCTCCGTCGGATTGCGTGGCGCGACACGCTGCGTCTCAGTCGGTCGCGCATCTGCCAGCGGCAGCGCCTTGCGGTCGACCTTGCCGTTCGGCGTCAGCGGCAGTTGCGGCAGCACCATCACGCGCGACGGCACCATGTAGTCGGGCAGCACCGAGGCCAGCGCCGCGCGTAGCGCTGCACTGTCGACATCATCGCCGCTGACATAGCCGACCAGTTGCCGGCCGCCGCCGAGCTCCTGCGCCACCACGACGCTGTCGCGCACCCCCGGCTGTTCGCGCAGCCGCGCCTCGATCTCGCCGAGCTCGATGCGATGGCCGCGGATCTTCACCTGGTGATCGGCGCGGCCGACATGGTCGAGCACCCCATCGGCCCGCCAGCGCGCGAGGTCGCCAGTCCGATAAAGCCGTGCGCCGGCAGGGCCGAACGGATCTGGGATGAACCGCTCCGCGCTCAGCGCCGCGCGCCGCCAATAGCCGCGCGCAAGACTCTCGCCGCCAATGAACAGCTCGCCGACCACGCCGACCGGCGCGAGGTTGAGATCGGCGTCGAGCACATGCAGCGTCGTATTGCCGATCGGACCGCCGATCACCGGCGAGGGATCCGCCGCATCGAGCCGGTGGCGCGCCGACCACACCGTGGTCTCGGTCGGCCCATACAGGTTCCAGACCTCGCCGCTCAGCGCCGTCAGCCGCCGCGCCAGATCCGGCGCCAACGCTTCGCCGCCGCTCAGCACACGGCAGCCCTTCGGCAACCATGTGCTCATCTCATCATGATCGAGCAGCATGCGCCAGCTCGATGGCGTCGCCTGGATCATGGTCACGCCATGCCGGGCCACGATCGCCTTCAGCATCGCCGGATCATGCGCCGCCATGCGATCGGCGAGCACGATCCGCGCGCCATGCGTCAACGGCAGCCACAGCTCGAGCACCGCGATGTCGAACGACAGCGAGGTCAGACCGAGCACGCGATCCTCACGCCTAATGCCCGGCTGCTCGGCCATGGTCGCCAGGAAGTTCGTCACCGCGCTATGGCGCACCATCACACCCTTGGGCAGACCGGTCGAGCCCGAGGTGTAGATGACATAGGCCAAGCTCTCGGGATGTACGTCGACGTCGAGATTGCCGGCATCACTGTCACCCCGCCCAGCTTCGGCATCGAACAGCCAGGCCTTCGCACCGGTCGCCTCAAGCACCGGCGCGAAGCGATCCTGCGGCTCCGCCTGCGTCAGCAGCAGCTTAGCTCCACTATCTCTGAGCATGTGGGCGAGCCGCTCGGACGGATAGTCCGGGTCGAGCGGCAGATAGGCGCCGCCTGCCTTGAGCACCGCGAGCAGCGCCACCATCATCGTGACGCTGCGTTCCAGCGCGAGGCCGACCACGACGTCGGCGCCGATCCCCTGTGCCTTGAGACGAGACGCCAGCCGGTTCGCGCGTGCGTTCAGCTCGCCATAGCTGATCGTCTCCTCACCGTGGACCAGCGCAATCGCGTCAGGCACGCGTGCGGCCTGCGCTTCGAATTGTTGATGCAGACAGCGCGTGTCCTGCTCCCGCGCCGTCGCGTTCCACGCCTGGAGCAGCCGCGCGCGATCCTCTGCCGGAACGACATCGAGCCTGCGCACCGGCATGTCAGGCTCGACCTCCAACGCCGATGCCAGCCGATCGAGCGCCTGCTGCATCATCGCGCAGATCCGCTCCGGCGGCACGGGTCCGACCACCTGGGCCGTCAGGCGCAGGCCATCGCCATCGTCATCGACGGCCAGCATCAGCGGATAGTTGGTGCGCTCCTCGACCCCCAGCCATTCGATCGCCTGCAGCGGGCTTGCAGGCGCCACCGTGACGTCTTGCTCCCTTCGGCTATGGCGATAGTTCAGAATTGCGGTGAACAGCGGCGCCGGCGGCGCGACGCCGCTGCAGCGCTGCGCCATCGCCAATGACGCATGCTCATGCGTCGTCAGCTCGGCCAGCCGGGCATGCGCCGCGCGCACGCTGCTCGCGACCGAGGTGCCGTCGAGATCGAGGCGCAAGGGCAGCGTATTGATGAACAGTCCGAGGCTGCGATCGAGCGCGGCGCCGGCCTGCATCCGACCGAGCAGCACCGTGCCGAACACGACCTGCTCGCGGCCGCTGCTGCGGGCGAGCACCTGTCCGAAGGCGAGGTGGCAGAGGCTGGCGAGGCTGACCCCGATGCGTCGCGCCAGGCATCGGAGCCGACCGTCGAGCACAGAAGCAATCGGCAACTTCGCTTCGCGAACGCCGTCGCCATCGCTGCGCACCTCCATGAGCCCGAACGGCGCAGTTGGCGCATCGATATCGGCGAGCATGCCGCGGAAGAAAAGCTGCTCAGCTTCCTGCGTCACGGCATCGCGAGTCCGCGCGACGAGATTGCGGAACGGGGTCGGAGCCGGCAGGACATGCGCCTGGCCCGACATGATCGCCTCGACCTCCCGGTGAATGGCCTCCAAGGTGGAATGATCACCGATCAGATGGTGCAGCTGGACAAGCAGCAGCACACGATCGTGCTCCGGATCACGCGCGACGGCGAAGCGCAGCAGCGGCGCCTTGGCCAGCTCGATCCGGATCGATCTCGGATCAAACAGCGCGGCGAGTTGCAGATGCGCCGGCGCGTCGCCGTCGAGCGCGACCTCCGTGACCTCGATCCGCGCGCGGCGCCAGACCACCTGCGCCGGAACGGACAGGCCGTCCCAGACGACCGATGTCCGCAGCACGTCATGGCGGTCGATCACCTGCTGAACCGCGCCAAGATAGCGGTCGAGCAGATCGCGGTCGGGAAACGCCATCTGCGCGACCAGCACGTAGGGGTCGCCCTCCGTCGCCAGCATATGATGAAACAGGATGCCTTCCTGGAGTGGCGACAGGGCGTAGATGTCCTGGATGTTGGCGATGCCGCCGGGCACCCGATCGACGACCCGGTCGATCTCGGGCTGGCTGAGCGCGATCAGCGGCAGCATCTCCGGCGTGATCGCCTTCGTCTGGGCCGTGATGAGATTGGCGGAAATGACGGACTGCTCGATACGCCGGACGCCTGACGCGAGCTCGCGCAGGATCGGCTTCACGAACACGGTCTGCGCATTCGTCGTGAGGCCGCGACGCTGTAGGCGGTCGAGCAGACGAACGATCAGAAGCGACTGGCCGCCGAGCTCGAAGAAATGATCGTTGCGCCCGACGCGCTCGATGCCGAGAAGCTCGCTCCAGATCGCTGCGAGCACGCCCTCGATCTCGCCCTCGGGCGCCTCGTAGATCCGGCGCGGCAGAGCGCCGTCATCCGGGGCCGGCAAGGCGCGCCGGTCGACCTTGCCGTTCGGCGTCAGCGGAAGCGCCGGCAGGCAGACGATCGCCGATGGTACCATGTAGTCGGGGAGCCAGGCCTGCAGATCGGCGCGCAATCGGGCGCTCCATTGCGCGGCATCGCCGACCTCCTCGCTCGGCACGACATAGGCCGCGAGCATTGCGTCGCCTTGCGCATTGCGGCGCGCCAGCACCGCGGAGTCGCGCACACCGGCGAGCGCGCTCAAACGCGCCTCGATCTCGCCGAGCTCGATGCGGAAGCCGCGGATCTTGACCTGATGATCGTTTCGACCGAGGAACTCGATATCGCCATTGGCACGATAGCGGCCGAGATCGCCGGTGCGGTACATGCGCGCATCATCAGCGGGCGCAAACGGGTCGGCCGCGAAGCGCTCCGCCGTGAGATCATCCCGGTTGAGATAGCCTCGCGCGATCCCTGCCCCGCCGATCCAGATCTCGCCGACCGCGCCGCGCGGCACCGGCAGACCGGCGTCGTCGAGCAGATAGATGCGGGCATTGGCGATCGGACGTCCGATCGGAACGACATCATCGCTGAAGCGCGCAGGACGGCGCCAGGCAGTGGCGCAGACGGTGGATTCCGTCGGCCCATAGGCGTTGAACACCGTCACGTTTGGCGGCAACGCCGCCATGAGCTCGGCCCTCGGCAGCTCGCCAGCGAGGATCAAAACCTCCAGCGCCGCGAGGCGCGCGAGATCCGTGCGGCCCTGCAGCATCGCCGGCGGCAGCGTGGCGTGGGTAATGCGGTGGTCGGCGAGATAATCGAGCAGCGCCGAGGCGTCGCGATGGGCGTCGCGCCCGATCAGATGCAGCTCGGCGCCGGAGCACAGCGCCATGACGATGTCCCACACACTTGCATCGAAGCTGAGGGACGCGAATTGGACGATGCGGCTGTCCTCGCTGAGGTCGAACAGCGCGATCTGCGCCAGAGCGAGATTGACCAGGCCACGGTGCTCGATCATCACTCCCTTCGGCTTGCCGGTGGAGCCGGAGGTGTAGATCACATAGGCGAGATGGTGTGACGCCAGATTAGTAGTCGAAGGCGCGACATCGGGCGATCCTTGCCACGCTGACGCATCGCGCGGGACGTTGATGACAGGGCACGGGACTTCGCCGAGCGTCGCGATTGCCTCATCGTCGCATAGCAGCAGCAGGGGCGCTGCGTCGGCCAGGATCTCGCGCAACCGCTGTGGCGGGTAGACCGGATCCAGCGGCAGATAGGCGGCGCCCGCCTTGAGCACCGCGAGCAGACTGACGATCGCATCGATGCCGCGCTGCTGGCAGATCGCGACCAGGCGATCCGGGCCGGCGCCGCGCGCGACGAGATGATGCGCCAGGCGGTTGGCCCTCTGCTCGAGCTCCTGATAAGTCAGGCTGATACCGTCATGCACCAGCGCCGTCGCCGACGGCCATCGGTATGCCTGATCGGTGATCAGCTCCTGGATGCAGCGGTCGGGCGGGGTGAACAGATCCGTGCTGTTCCAGCGGTCGAGCAGCAGCGACCGCTCGTCGCTGGACAGCAGATTGATCCGGTGTACCGGCTGACCGATGTCAGTGACCATGGCCCGCAGCGCGGCGATCAGATAGGAGCGATAGCGCAGCACGGTGTCCCGGTCGAACAGCGCCGTCGCATAGTTGAGATGTCCGGTGATGCGACCGGACGTTTCGCTCAGATCAAGCTCGAGGTCGAACTTGATCTGCCGCTGCGCGGTCGCAAGACGCTCGACCTCGATGCCGGGCAGCGCAAGCCGGCCGGTCTCGTTGTTCTGCCAGGCGAACACAATCTGGAAGATCGGCGTGTACTCCGGATCGCGCGGCGGCTGCAATGCGTCGACGAGCTGCTCGAACGGCACATCCTGGTGGTCCTGCGCTGCCAGCGCGGCCGCCTTCACCCGCTCGATCAGTTGCGCCACATCAGGCGCCTCCGTCAGATCGAGACGTAGCGCCAGCATGTTGGCGAAGAAGCCGATCAACCCTTCCACCTGGGCCTGTGTCCGGTTTGCCGTGGGCGTACCGACCACGAGATCGTGCTGACCGGCCAGCCGCGACAGCACGATGGCCCAGGCTGCGAGCACGATCACGAACGGCGTGGCGCCGACCGTGCGGCCAAGCTGCCTGATGGCGCCCGACAGCTCGCTGTCGATCTCCACCGGCACGGCGGCTCCCGCGAGCGATCGCGGCGCGGCTCGTGGCCGATCCGTCGGCAGCGTCAGCACCGGCGGCGCGCCGGCCAACGCCACCATCCAATGATCAAGCTGGCGCTTCAGCCGCTCCTGCGTCAGCGCTCCGCGCTGCCACGCCGCAAAATCCGGATAT is from Bradyrhizobium sp. ORS 285 and encodes:
- a CDS encoding non-ribosomal peptide synthetase, which encodes MMRRPSAKPNLKDLGSEELQRLALAARERGRRTGRRDPAAIPIVDRDGKLPLSFAQQQLWLVTQLEGASTNYHLDAVLRLEGQLDVAAWRRSLDRLLARHEALRTIFVAEQGEPQVRLLPPDTAVPLTSHDLRGRQDRDQQLHDLLDRCRSVPFDLARGPLIRSDLIQLDDDLHVALLSLHHIVADGWSMGVIVRELSALYGAFIAGEDDPLPPLALQYPDFAAWQRGALTQERLKRQLDHWMVALAGAPPVLTLPTDRPRAAPRSLAGAAVPVEIDSELSGAIRQLGRTVGATPFVIVLAAWAIVLSRLAGQHDLVVGTPTANRTQAQVEGLIGFFANMLALRLDLTEAPDVAQLIERVKAAALAAQDHQDVPFEQLVDALQPPRDPEYTPIFQIVFAWQNNETGRLALPGIEVERLATAQRQIKFDLELDLSETSGRITGHLNYATALFDRDTVLRYRSYLIAALRAMVTDIGQPVHRINLLSSDERSLLLDRWNSTDLFTPPDRCIQELITDQAYRWPSATALVHDGISLTYQELEQRANRLAHHLVARGAGPDRLVAICQQRGIDAIVSLLAVLKAGAAYLPLDPVYPPQRLREILADAAPLLLLCDDEAIATLGEVPCPVINVPRDASAWQGSPDVAPSTTNLASHHLAYVIYTSGSTGKPKGVMIEHRGLVNLALAQIALFDLSEDSRIVQFASLSFDASVWDIVMALCSGAELHLIGRDAHRDASALLDYLADHRITHATLPPAMLQGRTDLARLAALEVLILAGELPRAELMAALPPNVTVFNAYGPTESTVCATAWRRPARFSDDVVPIGRPIANARIYLLDDAGLPVPRGAVGEIWIGGAGIARGYLNRDDLTAERFAADPFAPADDARMYRTGDLGRYRANGDIEFLGRNDHQVKIRGFRIELGEIEARLSALAGVRDSAVLARRNAQGDAMLAAYVVPSEEVGDAAQWSARLRADLQAWLPDYMVPSAIVCLPALPLTPNGKVDRRALPAPDDGALPRRIYEAPEGEIEGVLAAIWSELLGIERVGRNDHFFELGGQSLLIVRLLDRLQRRGLTTNAQTVFVKPILRELASGVRRIEQSVISANLITAQTKAITPEMLPLIALSQPEIDRVVDRVPGGIANIQDIYALSPLQEGILFHHMLATEGDPYVLVAQMAFPDRDLLDRYLGAVQQVIDRHDVLRTSVVWDGLSVPAQVVWRRARIEVTEVALDGDAPAHLQLAALFDPRSIRIELAKAPLLRFAVARDPEHDRVLLLVQLHHLIGDHSTLEAIHREVEAIMSGQAHVLPAPTPFRNLVARTRDAVTQEAEQLFFRGMLADIDAPTAPFGLMEVRSDGDGVREAKLPIASVLDGRLRCLARRIGVSLASLCHLAFGQVLARSSGREQVVFGTVLLGRMQAGAALDRSLGLFINTLPLRLDLDGTSVASSVRAAHARLAELTTHEHASLAMAQRCSGVAPPAPLFTAILNYRHSRREQDVTVAPASPLQAIEWLGVEERTNYPLMLAVDDDGDGLRLTAQVVGPVPPERICAMMQQALDRLASALEVEPDMPVRRLDVVPAEDRARLLQAWNATAREQDTRCLHQQFEAQAARVPDAIALVHGEETISYGELNARANRLASRLKAQGIGADVVVGLALERSVTMMVALLAVLKAGGAYLPLDPDYPSERLAHMLRDSGAKLLLTQAEPQDRFAPVLEATGAKAWLFDAEAGRGDSDAGNLDVDVHPESLAYVIYTSGSTGLPKGVMVRHSAVTNFLATMAEQPGIRREDRVLGLTSLSFDIAVLELWLPLTHGARIVLADRMAAHDPAMLKAIVARHGVTMIQATPSSWRMLLDHDEMSTWLPKGCRVLSGGEALAPDLARRLTALSGEVWNLYGPTETTVWSARHRLDAADPSPVIGGPIGNTTLHVLDADLNLAPVGVVGELFIGGESLARGYWRRAALSAERFIPDPFGPAGARLYRTGDLARWRADGVLDHVGRADHQVKIRGHRIELGEIEARLREQPGVRDSVVVAQELGGGRQLVGYVSGDDVDSAALRAALASVLPDYMVPSRVMVLPQLPLTPNGKVDRKALPLADARPTETQRVAPRNPTEAALAAIWAELLHRDDVGVTDNFFELGGDSLVAVQLVGRIKRDLARDLPLKRLFELTTVERMASVLVADPPENSRSGDIAAMFDLLKEVELAHE